From bacterium, one genomic window encodes:
- a CDS encoding sulfurtransferase TusA family protein yields the protein MEPHKKLDCRGMACPMPIVKLSKAIKEMSQGEILAVSADDPGFEADVRAWCETTGNELKSLESDGEVRTAYIVKS from the coding sequence GTGGAACCTCACAAGAAACTGGACTGCAGGGGCATGGCATGCCCCATGCCCATAGTGAAACTCAGTAAAGCCATCAAAGAGATGTCCCAGGGGGAGATTCTAGCCGTGAGCGCCGATGACCCTGGGTTCGAAGCAGATGTAAGAGCCTGGTGCGAAACCACAGGCAATGAACTAAAGAGCCTGGAGTCTGACGGAGAAGTACGCACGGCTTACATAGTCAAATCCTAG
- a CDS encoding DUF4337 domain-containing protein gives MAEVELPNPEEMEEIKEKSFTRKVAMTTAIYAVILAITSLGGNNAMKEMLLAQQQASDQWAYYQAKVIREHLYRVEKMRLEAGLLERGQSVSDEVKKHYEELRKKMEAEEKRYNAEKKEIEAEARKLEHERDVNRDKDPYFDYAEVLLQIAIVMATVAILATSAPMYFFSIILACLGAILSLNGFLLLVRIPFLHG, from the coding sequence ATGGCTGAGGTGGAACTTCCCAATCCAGAGGAGATGGAAGAGATCAAGGAGAAAAGCTTCACAAGAAAAGTGGCCATGACAACTGCCATTTATGCTGTGATCCTGGCCATAACATCTTTGGGCGGCAACAATGCAATGAAGGAGATGCTTTTGGCACAACAGCAGGCCTCAGACCAGTGGGCTTACTATCAGGCCAAGGTGATCAGGGAGCATCTTTATAGGGTGGAGAAGATGCGCCTGGAGGCAGGTCTACTGGAGCGAGGCCAATCGGTGAGCGATGAGGTCAAAAAACACTACGAGGAGCTCCGAAAGAAGATGGAGGCTGAGGAGAAGAGATATAATGCCGAAAAAAAGGAAATCGAGGCAGAAGCCAGAAAACTTGAGCACGAGAGGGACGTAAACAGGGACAAGGACCCTTATTTTGACTACGCCGAGGTGCTCCTTCAGATAGCCATAGTCATGGCCACGGTGGCCATATTGGCCACTTCTGCCCCCATGTACTTCTTCTCCATCATTTTGGCCTGTCTGGGAGCTATCCTAAGCCTAAACGGTTTCTTGTTGCTGGTTAGAATTCCCTTTCTTCATGGCTGA
- a CDS encoding cytochrome b/b6 domain-containing protein, translating to MSEKNKNVSLVKRHSRVELAEHWLMALSGLVLIFSGFGELPMYKRYMLTQLPLLGWAGDFHIQLKIHYVAAIVFVSVLLFHFLYHGMMGHWGLIPRKGDLGGSIRTILAMLGKGREPEADKFLPEQRLAYAYMVVVGVVLAITGLIKVLKNLETVFLPPGLVTGVTLVHTFGTIFFLLGVMAHLGALLIKANRPLLRAIFTAKVDLNYAKQRHTIWWERELRSQGVSGIEEPNSGGDQAQDATCGASGTVLPGPATPDGCPAQLSFPDAAPGYNGPPGRSKAGEL from the coding sequence ATGAGTGAGAAAAACAAGAACGTCTCCCTAGTAAAAAGACATTCCAGGGTGGAGCTGGCCGAACATTGGCTGATGGCTCTCTCAGGCCTGGTTCTGATCTTTTCAGGTTTTGGGGAGCTTCCCATGTACAAGAGATACATGCTCACACAGCTACCGCTCTTGGGTTGGGCAGGGGATTTCCATATCCAGCTCAAGATCCATTATGTGGCCGCCATTGTTTTTGTGAGCGTGCTGCTTTTCCATTTTCTTTACCACGGAATGATGGGCCACTGGGGATTGATCCCACGAAAGGGGGATTTGGGCGGCTCCATCCGAACCATTCTGGCCATGTTGGGGAAGGGCAGGGAGCCCGAGGCAGACAAATTCTTGCCCGAGCAACGGCTTGCCTATGCTTATATGGTGGTCGTAGGGGTTGTCTTGGCCATAACCGGCCTCATCAAGGTGTTAAAGAATCTGGAGACCGTTTTTCTCCCTCCGGGCCTTGTCACGGGAGTCACCCTGGTGCACACGTTTGGGACCATCTTTTTTCTATTGGGCGTCATGGCGCATTTGGGAGCTCTCCTTATCAAGGCCAACCGTCCCCTTCTGAGGGCCATATTCACGGCAAAGGTAGATCTAAATTATGCCAAACAACGCCATACCATCTGGTGGGAGAGGGAACTCAGGAGCCAAGGGGTTTCTGGAATTGAGGAGCCGAACTCCGGAGGGGACCAAGCTCAAGATGCAACCTGTGGTGCCTCTGGTACAGTCCTGCCCGGGCCAGCAACTCCTGATGGGTGCCCTGCTCAACTATCTTTCCCCGATGCAGCACCAGGATACAATGGGCCTCCTGGACGGTCGAAAGCCGGTGAGCTATGA
- a CDS encoding 4Fe-4S dicluster domain-containing protein, protein MKSEKGGMSRRVFLKSGTVAAATGLAVTAGIPGSARAARAGGFATLIDLSLCDGCKGEVIPRCVEACRKKNSSRFPEPRKPIKDLWPQKTHDDWSDKRDVIDTLTPYNWITVQRIEVDGKEIFIPRRCMHCDNPPCANLCPFGALNKFQDGSVVINPGICLGGAKCKAVCPWQIPQRQSGVGLYLKLQPMPAGGGVMYKCDMCHDIISKGQLPACVEACRSRNPRRAPLAFGPREQILEMAHKRAREIQGTIYGEKENGGTATIYVSSRAFEKINQAILASKKGPHMGPVEARLKEVNRWSKGFLWGPLAAGLGAVALMIHQRVKGKRED, encoded by the coding sequence ATGAAGTCCGAAAAAGGGGGTATGAGTAGAAGGGTTTTTCTGAAAAGCGGTACTGTTGCAGCCGCAACGGGACTCGCCGTTACTGCGGGAATCCCTGGCTCAGCAAGGGCGGCTCGAGCCGGTGGGTTTGCCACCCTCATAGATCTTAGCCTTTGTGATGGTTGCAAGGGGGAGGTGATTCCCAGGTGTGTGGAGGCCTGCAGGAAAAAGAACAGTTCACGCTTTCCAGAGCCACGCAAGCCCATAAAGGATCTCTGGCCTCAGAAGACCCATGATGACTGGTCAGACAAGAGGGATGTCATAGACACTCTGACGCCTTACAACTGGATAACGGTTCAGAGGATAGAGGTGGATGGAAAAGAGATCTTCATACCTCGAAGGTGCATGCATTGTGACAATCCTCCTTGTGCCAATCTGTGCCCCTTTGGGGCGTTGAACAAGTTCCAGGACGGCTCGGTGGTCATCAATCCAGGTATTTGCCTCGGGGGGGCCAAGTGCAAGGCTGTTTGCCCATGGCAGATCCCCCAGAGGCAAAGCGGTGTCGGGCTTTACCTGAAGCTTCAGCCCATGCCCGCAGGAGGCGGAGTCATGTATAAATGTGACATGTGCCACGACATCATAAGCAAGGGCCAATTGCCTGCCTGTGTGGAGGCCTGTCGGAGTCGGAATCCACGGCGAGCGCCCCTTGCTTTTGGCCCCCGGGAGCAGATCCTGGAAATGGCTCACAAGAGAGCCCGTGAGATACAAGGCACGATTTACGGGGAAAAGGAAAATGGTGGTACAGCCACCATATACGTAAGCAGCAGAGCATTCGAGAAAATAAACCAGGCCATCCTTGCCTCCAAGAAAGGCCCTCATATGGGACCTGTTGAGGCCAGGCTGAAGGAGGTGAACCGATGGTCCAAGGGATTTCTCTGGGGGCCTTTGGCTGCAGGTCTGGGAGCAGTGGCCCTGATGATCCACCAAAGGGTAAAGGGCAAAAGGGAGGATTGA
- a CDS encoding ABC transporter ATP-binding protein has product MNSSFLIQPQARGLRRIIPYVREHLRWILWGLGCLAAADGLALVGPWILKEAIDGLGKASTSGQLLGYGGLIVLVAFVQACFRYAWRTSLFGVARHVEYRLRKELFSSLQRLERAFYLERSVGDIMSRCTNDLVAIQELIAFVGLLVVDSSLTIFSCVALMAWIDPGLTLAALLPLPLLSLSFMYFGRRVKASSLKVQAQLAELTQQVQEILSGIRVIQSYTMEEAKGLHYRNSCLEYLGRQLELARLRGIFYGLLGFLAGAAFVIVLGVGGSKVAAEKLSLGSFVAFNSYLLMLSWPMMSLGFMVNLLQRARASLQRIAEVLDARPAIASPARPLPMQNTIREISLEKVSVRYPGSDAWALQGIDLRLRAGVNVGITGPVGSGKTTLLELLPRLQDPTEGRVLIDGLDLRDLCLEDLRKKVVLVEQEPFLFSESLGSNVWMGKPVEDPGMLDKLARLVCLEKDVNTLPQGWDTLVGQRGVMLSGGQRQRVALARALAAKPMVLLLDDAFAHLDSETEARILENLLKCFPQMTKVFVSHRLSTLMKAQWVIVLVHGRIYEQGSPVELVEKGGYLTDLARQQRILQELEAWPEDIAT; this is encoded by the coding sequence ATGAACTCCAGCTTTTTGATCCAGCCCCAGGCCAGAGGACTGAGGCGAATCATACCTTACGTCAGGGAGCACCTCAGATGGATATTGTGGGGACTGGGGTGTCTTGCTGCTGCAGATGGGCTGGCTTTGGTGGGGCCCTGGATCTTGAAGGAGGCCATAGACGGGCTGGGCAAGGCTTCCACAAGCGGGCAACTCCTTGGATATGGAGGGCTCATAGTGCTTGTGGCCTTTGTCCAGGCCTGCTTTCGCTATGCCTGGAGAACCTCCTTGTTCGGGGTAGCCCGCCACGTGGAGTACAGATTGCGAAAGGAGCTTTTCAGCTCGCTACAAAGGCTGGAGAGGGCTTTTTACCTAGAGCGTTCCGTAGGGGACATCATGTCCAGATGCACCAATGATCTGGTGGCAATCCAAGAGCTCATAGCCTTTGTGGGACTGTTGGTGGTGGACAGCTCCCTGACCATTTTCTCCTGTGTTGCGCTCATGGCCTGGATAGATCCTGGGCTCACCCTTGCAGCCTTGCTGCCTCTTCCGCTTCTTTCCCTCTCTTTCATGTACTTTGGAAGGCGTGTCAAGGCCAGCTCTTTGAAGGTACAGGCCCAGCTGGCAGAACTTACACAACAGGTGCAGGAGATCCTCAGCGGCATACGGGTGATTCAGTCTTACACCATGGAAGAGGCCAAGGGTTTGCACTACAGGAACTCCTGCCTGGAATACCTGGGCAGACAGTTGGAGCTTGCCCGTTTGAGAGGGATCTTCTACGGTTTGCTGGGCTTTTTGGCCGGTGCGGCATTTGTCATAGTGCTGGGGGTCGGTGGCAGCAAGGTGGCCGCAGAAAAGCTCAGCCTGGGAAGTTTCGTGGCCTTCAACTCCTATCTGCTCATGCTCTCATGGCCCATGATGTCTTTGGGCTTCATGGTGAACCTGTTACAAAGAGCCAGGGCTTCCCTTCAGAGAATAGCAGAGGTGCTGGATGCCCGTCCTGCTATAGCCAGCCCTGCCAGGCCGCTTCCCATGCAGAATACCATCCGGGAAATATCCCTGGAGAAGGTAAGCGTTCGTTATCCAGGCTCAGATGCATGGGCCTTGCAGGGGATCGACCTGAGGCTGCGGGCTGGAGTGAATGTTGGAATCACAGGGCCTGTGGGCAGCGGGAAAACCACCCTCCTGGAACTCCTGCCACGCCTGCAGGATCCCACTGAGGGAAGGGTCTTGATAGACGGGCTGGACCTGAGGGATTTGTGCCTGGAAGATCTCAGAAAAAAAGTTGTGCTTGTTGAGCAGGAGCCTTTTCTTTTTTCTGAATCCTTGGGCTCCAACGTATGGATGGGCAAGCCCGTGGAGGACCCGGGCATGCTGGATAAACTGGCCAGGCTGGTTTGTCTGGAAAAAGATGTTAATACACTTCCCCAAGGATGGGACACGCTGGTGGGGCAGCGGGGGGTAATGCTCTCAGGAGGGCAAAGACAAAGGGTGGCTCTGGCCAGGGCCTTGGCCGCTAAGCCCATGGTTTTGCTTTTGGATGATGCATTTGCTCACCTGGATTCTGAGACAGAGGCCAGAATACTGGAGAATCTTCTCAAGTGCTTCCCGCAAATGACCAAAGTCTTTGTTTCCCACAGGCTTTCCACTCTTATGAAAGCCCAATGGGTGATCGTCCTGGTCCATGGGCGCATCTACGAGCAGGGCTCGCCCGTTGAGCTGGTGGAAAAGGGGGGCTATTTGACGGATTTGGCCCGCCAACAGAGGATCCTCCAGGAGCTGGAAGCCTGGCCGGAGGATATTGCCACATGA
- a CDS encoding DsrE family protein: protein MKEAVVLIRKGPYGEASAAEGFRVVMTLPAMGISTTVVALEDGVFCLLRGGDGRRVGWRDSLYEAFAQCSDYDARLLVHTPSLVERGIEKQDLVACDGWLEEEGLRELLRRASVLLAF, encoded by the coding sequence ATGAAAGAAGCAGTGGTTTTGATTCGAAAAGGGCCTTATGGGGAGGCATCTGCCGCAGAGGGTTTCAGAGTGGTGATGACCCTTCCGGCAATGGGTATCAGTACTACGGTGGTTGCATTGGAGGATGGGGTTTTTTGCTTGCTTAGAGGCGGGGATGGAAGGCGTGTGGGATGGAGAGATAGCCTTTACGAGGCCTTTGCCCAGTGTTCGGATTATGATGCCAGGCTCTTGGTGCACACGCCATCTCTGGTGGAGAGGGGAATAGAAAAGCAGGATCTGGTGGCTTGCGACGGTTGGCTTGAAGAAGAAGGGCTTAGAGAATTATTGAGAAGGGCCTCTGTGCTTCTGGCCTTTTGA
- the tusB gene encoding sulfurtransferase complex subunit TusB, with protein METLFIFSKSPWARRDMEFWLPRVGEQDQVLLIQDAVLALSGESSSLLASLPPLQGRLWALEADLAARGIRAGGAQAVDYGGAVELILKAKRVLAL; from the coding sequence GTGGAGACTCTTTTTATTTTCAGCAAGTCGCCATGGGCCAGGAGGGACATGGAGTTTTGGCTTCCAAGGGTGGGGGAGCAGGATCAGGTGCTTCTCATTCAGGATGCTGTTTTGGCCTTAAGTGGTGAGTCATCTTCTCTTCTGGCAAGTCTTCCCCCCTTGCAGGGACGGCTTTGGGCCCTGGAGGCGGATCTGGCCGCAAGGGGAATTCGGGCCGGAGGGGCTCAAGCAGTGGACTATGGAGGGGCTGTGGAACTGATTTTGAAGGCCAAGCGGGTCCTGGCTCTTTGA
- a CDS encoding DsrE family protein, giving the protein MSEQQQKQKILYIATHGPGDPERATLPFVLANAALAMGVEAVVALQGDAVWLGVKGTASHVFAGGLPPLGELMEGFLELGGRLLICSPCIQHRKMQPQMLLPQAEIVAAATLTNEILTAKAVLNY; this is encoded by the coding sequence ATGAGTGAGCAGCAACAGAAGCAGAAGATCCTCTATATTGCCACCCACGGCCCAGGGGATCCAGAGCGGGCCACCTTGCCCTTTGTGCTGGCCAATGCTGCTTTGGCCATGGGAGTCGAAGCAGTGGTTGCCTTGCAGGGAGATGCTGTTTGGCTTGGGGTAAAGGGCACGGCTTCGCATGTTTTTGCAGGAGGTTTACCGCCTTTGGGTGAGCTGATGGAGGGGTTCCTGGAACTGGGTGGAAGGCTCCTGATCTGTTCTCCTTGCATCCAACACCGGAAAATGCAGCCCCAGATGCTCTTACCCCAGGCAGAGATAGTGGCTGCGGCAACCCTCACCAACGAGATCCTGACAGCCAAGGCTGTCTTAAACTACTGA
- a CDS encoding nucleoside phosphorylase has translation MAPHQEYRGGNPQESVVEPRKGKSEKDVPPGIIMSFTPPDLRLILKQLGASKTPSRKLDFWRLWVCRTKSPTLGVAGPAFGAPAAVVLLERLLAMGAKAIVGVGSCGSLQSWLQVGSVVLPDSALVEEGTSPHYLASHVKTRPHQELFRLLKESLEEVELKPRAGRIWTTDAIFRETREKVLLYQREGVLAVDMESSALMSAASFRRVPFASVMVVSDELGTLRWHRGFKKAEFQEKLGQAALAAARCLERWLAVNLREQAQVDL, from the coding sequence ATGGCACCGCACCAAGAGTACAGAGGCGGCAACCCCCAAGAATCGGTGGTGGAGCCCAGGAAGGGCAAAAGCGAGAAGGATGTGCCGCCGGGGATCATAATGAGCTTTACACCCCCGGATCTTAGGCTCATATTGAAGCAGCTTGGGGCTTCCAAGACTCCTTCCAGGAAACTGGACTTCTGGAGACTTTGGGTGTGTAGGACCAAAAGCCCTACCCTAGGGGTGGCTGGCCCTGCCTTTGGTGCTCCCGCGGCGGTGGTGCTCCTGGAGAGACTGCTGGCCATGGGGGCCAAGGCCATAGTGGGAGTGGGCTCTTGCGGTTCGCTGCAGAGTTGGCTTCAGGTGGGATCCGTGGTGTTACCTGACAGTGCACTGGTGGAAGAGGGGACCTCACCCCACTACCTGGCCAGCCATGTGAAGACCAGACCCCATCAGGAGTTGTTCAGGCTGCTAAAGGAAAGCTTGGAAGAAGTGGAATTGAAGCCGCGAGCTGGCCGCATTTGGACAACAGATGCAATTTTCCGGGAGACCAGGGAAAAGGTTTTGTTGTATCAGAGGGAAGGGGTCCTGGCAGTGGACATGGAGAGTTCTGCCCTCATGAGTGCTGCCAGTTTTCGAAGGGTGCCATTTGCCTCGGTAATGGTGGTGAGCGATGAACTTGGCACACTGAGGTGGCACAGGGGTTTCAAGAAAGCTGAGTTCCAAGAGAAATTGGGCCAGGCAGCCCTTGCCGCAGCAAGGTGCCTGGAGAGATGGTTGGCAGTGAATCTGAGGGAACAGGCTCAGGTTGATTTGTAG
- a CDS encoding DsrE/DsrF/DrsH-like family protein, translated as MSEHRRMSLILFSGEMDKTLAALVLATGAASMGYRVTVFCTFWGLNLIKKSEAKAHGGMLERMMAVLNKGGVENLPLSRMNMLGVGPRLLKKMMKGKNVASLKELLDTALELGVQFVACQMSMDVMGLTKEDLAVPCELGGVATFLNEAGKSQINLFV; from the coding sequence ATGTCTGAGCACAGACGCATGTCTTTGATTTTGTTTTCAGGAGAGATGGACAAGACACTGGCTGCCCTTGTACTGGCTACCGGAGCTGCCAGCATGGGTTACCGGGTGACCGTCTTCTGTACATTTTGGGGTTTGAACCTCATAAAGAAATCAGAGGCCAAGGCTCATGGGGGGATGCTGGAGCGCATGATGGCTGTGCTGAATAAGGGAGGTGTGGAAAACCTGCCTCTTTCCAGGATGAACATGCTGGGGGTGGGTCCCAGATTGCTCAAGAAGATGATGAAGGGCAAGAATGTGGCAAGCCTCAAGGAACTACTAGATACAGCCCTGGAGCTGGGGGTTCAATTCGTGGCCTGCCAGATGTCCATGGATGTGATGGGACTTACCAAAGAGGATCTGGCAGTGCCTTGTGAACTGGGGGGTGTGGCCACTTTCTTGAACGAGGCTGGCAAGTCTCAGATCAATCTCTTTGTCTGA
- a CDS encoding DsrE family protein, which yields MKIGIMVRSGPYAQQNIDTALNLLNKALDMGHQVALFLFEDGVINAHALMRPTGDRNIGQQVGELVSRGAEVAVCGQCANYRGLQKEQLVPGVKRAGMGQLGQMVATCDRFFSLGP from the coding sequence ATGAAGATAGGTATCATGGTGCGAAGCGGTCCTTATGCCCAGCAAAACATAGATACGGCTTTGAACCTCTTGAACAAGGCCTTGGACATGGGACATCAGGTGGCTCTTTTTCTCTTTGAGGATGGAGTCATAAATGCCCATGCCCTGATGAGACCCACTGGGGACAGAAACATAGGACAACAGGTTGGCGAGCTGGTTTCAAGGGGGGCCGAGGTGGCAGTTTGCGGGCAGTGTGCCAATTACAGGGGATTGCAAAAAGAGCAACTGGTACCAGGGGTGAAAAGGGCAGGAATGGGACAACTGGGACAGATGGTGGCCACCTGTGACAGGTTCTTCTCCTTGGGACCATGA
- a CDS encoding metal-sensitive transcriptional regulator, with protein MERDRKEILLRLKRIEGQVRGLAGMIERKAPCLDVLTQVGAVTAAMKKVGAVVLQAYLEECLAGESSAKGETKENLREFQRAVSRYINWA; from the coding sequence ATGGAAAGAGATAGAAAAGAGATCCTCTTGAGGCTCAAACGGATAGAGGGACAGGTGAGGGGCCTTGCAGGCATGATAGAGAGGAAAGCCCCTTGCCTGGACGTATTGACCCAGGTAGGCGCCGTCACAGCAGCCATGAAAAAGGTGGGGGCAGTTGTGCTACAGGCTTACCTGGAGGAGTGTTTGGCAGGAGAGAGCTCAGCCAAGGGGGAAACAAAGGAGAACCTTAGAGAATTTCAAAGGGCTGTCTCCCGCTACATCAACTGGGCCTGA